One stretch of Pseudomonadota bacterium DNA includes these proteins:
- a CDS encoding TMEM165/GDT1 family protein: MNPKVFCTVFVAVFLAELGDKTQLATTLFATDKANGKLTVFLAASLALIAATAIGVLAGHLLSQFIDEKTLSRLAGIGFVLIGGFLLLKNLS, from the coding sequence ATGAACCCTAAAGTTTTTTGCACCGTCTTCGTCGCGGTCTTTCTGGCGGAGCTCGGCGACAAAACCCAACTGGCGACCACGCTCTTCGCCACCGACAAAGCTAACGGCAAACTCACCGTCTTTTTGGCGGCTTCCCTGGCCCTGATCGCGGCCACCGCGATCGGGGTTCTGGCCGGACATCTGCTTTCCCAGTTTATCGATGAAAAAACGCTGTCGCGGCTGGCCGGAATCGGCTTTGTTCTGATCGGTGGTTTCCTGTTACTGAAAAACCTGAGTTAA
- a CDS encoding tRNA threonylcarbamoyladenosine dehydratase — MESDFPATAFARLELLFGADGLKRLAAAHVAIVGLGAVGSFAAEALARTAVGRLTLIDFDLVGETNINRQLFALQSTLGQAKVAAAADRLLEINPRIVLNRRQTFYHHDTSAELLGEGDFDFLIDAIDGAAPKLDLIRNCLARKLAFISSMGAAGRSRPDRIKIEDLLLTSGCPLARVLRKKLRREGLEKGQVTVVYSPEPVAVESCDPEAFSEAEREEYFQRGRRRRIQPSAVFMPGIFGLLAAQQAVDRILKG; from the coding sequence ATGGAATCTGATTTTCCGGCAACGGCTTTCGCCCGGCTGGAGCTGCTTTTCGGGGCGGACGGCCTGAAACGGCTGGCCGCCGCTCATGTCGCGATTGTCGGTCTCGGCGCGGTGGGCTCTTTTGCCGCCGAGGCCCTGGCCCGAACGGCCGTGGGCCGTCTGACCCTGATTGATTTTGATCTGGTGGGCGAAACCAATATCAACCGGCAGCTGTTTGCTCTGCAGAGCACGCTCGGTCAGGCCAAGGTGGCGGCGGCCGCCGACCGTTTGCTTGAAATCAATCCGCGCATCGTGCTGAACCGCCGCCAGACCTTCTACCATCATGATACCTCCGCGGAACTTCTGGGGGAGGGTGATTTTGATTTTCTCATCGACGCGATTGACGGCGCCGCCCCGAAACTTGATCTGATTCGCAATTGCCTGGCCCGTAAACTGGCCTTTATCTCATCCATGGGGGCCGCCGGTCGCAGCCGGCCGGACCGGATTAAAATCGAAGATCTGTTATTGACCAGCGGCTGCCCGTTGGCGCGGGTGCTGCGTAAAAAACTGAGGCGGGAAGGGCTTGAGAAAGGTCAGGTGACGGTGGTCTATTCACCGGAACCGGTGGCGGTAGAATCCTGTGACCCGGAAGCTTTCAGTGAAGCCGAGCGGGAGGAATACTTTCAACGCGGCCGCCGTCGGCGGATTCAACCCAGCGCCGTCTTTATGCCGGGAATTTTCGGCCTGTTGGCGGCCCAGCAGGCCGTGGATCGGATTCTGAAAGGTTGA
- a CDS encoding TatD family deoxyribonuclease, translated as MEMFLADSHCHLTDAPLREDLPGVLARAARAGVKWLLVPGYDLCSSRAACRLAARHAELRAAVGLHPAWLKPSLAFSPETLRQLARLRQPAAIGEIGLDFALADFSQSRQLEALEQQLELAALLDLPVILHCRRAFEPLYAVLRNFPKNRGVLHAYGGGPQLAEKFLALGFYLGFGGNLTRPLARRVREAALLAPPERILLETDAPYIGSRGVVKGASEPRDLPAVALALAALRNWDPLAVAAWTTANFFRLFGVDEGKEK; from the coding sequence GTGGAAATGTTTCTGGCTGACAGCCATTGTCACCTGACCGACGCGCCCTTGCGGGAGGATTTGCCCGGGGTTCTGGCGCGGGCGGCAAGGGCCGGAGTCAAATGGCTGCTGGTGCCCGGCTATGATTTATGTTCCAGCCGCGCCGCCTGTCGCCTGGCGGCGCGGCATGCCGAGCTGCGGGCGGCGGTGGGTCTGCATCCGGCCTGGCTGAAGCCGTCGCTTGCTTTCTCGCCTGAAACCCTGCGGCAACTGGCCCGCTTGCGCCAGCCGGCGGCGATTGGTGAGATCGGCCTGGATTTCGCCCTGGCTGATTTTTCGCAAAGTCGCCAGCTGGAGGCCCTCGAACAGCAGCTGGAACTTGCCGCCTTGCTGGATTTGCCGGTGATCCTGCATTGTCGTCGGGCTTTTGAGCCTCTGTATGCGGTCTTGCGTAATTTTCCGAAGAACCGAGGGGTTCTGCACGCTTATGGCGGCGGACCGCAGCTGGCGGAAAAGTTTCTGGCGCTTGGCTTTTATCTGGGGTTTGGTGGTAATCTGACTCGGCCGCTGGCCCGCCGGGTGCGGGAGGCGGCGCTTCTGGCACCGCCGGAACGTATTCTCCTGGAAACCGATGCGCCCTACATCGGGTCGCGGGGGGTCGTCAAAGGCGCCTCCGAACCCCGGGATCTGCCGGCGGTGGCCCTGGCGCTGGCCGCATTGCGAAACTGGGATCCGCTGGCAGTCGCCGCCTGGACCACCGCTAATTTTTTTCGTTTGTTCGGTGTCGATGAAGGCAAGGAGAAGTAA
- a CDS encoding polysaccharide export protein, which produces MESESYRIGTGDILEISVWKEESLSREVIVPPDRILAFPLVGDIDVKQMTIGDLRREVTTRLKDFIPEATVTVMLRQINSLRAYVIGKVNKPGQFPIDLETNAMQLLAMAGGLNPFAAGGKIYILRYQDGKSTKIPFDYREVEKGENLAQNIIIQRGDVIIVP; this is translated from the coding sequence ATGGAAAGCGAAAGCTACCGGATCGGGACCGGCGACATCCTTGAAATCTCAGTCTGGAAAGAAGAGAGTTTAAGCCGGGAAGTCATCGTTCCACCAGACCGGATTCTGGCCTTTCCGCTGGTCGGCGATATTGACGTCAAACAGATGACCATCGGTGACCTGCGCCGCGAGGTAACCACCAGGCTGAAGGATTTCATTCCGGAAGCCACCGTGACCGTGATGTTGCGCCAGATCAACAGCCTGCGCGCTTACGTCATCGGCAAGGTCAACAAACCCGGCCAGTTTCCCATCGACCTGGAAACCAACGCGATGCAACTGCTGGCCATGGCCGGTGGCCTCAATCCCTTCGCCGCCGGCGGCAAGATCTATATTCTACGCTACCAGGACGGCAAATCAACCAAAATTCCCTTCGATTATCGCGAGGTGGAAAAAGGGGAAAACCTTGCCCAGAACATTATCATTCAGCGCGGCGATGTCATAATTGTGCCCTGA